The following nucleotide sequence is from Populus trichocarpa isolate Nisqually-1 chromosome 11, P.trichocarpa_v4.1, whole genome shotgun sequence.
GTTTATGAAGTCGTTTTGCAGATCATCAAACAGAAGCTGGggattgaataaatatataatactgCAAATGGAGAGTATATCCAAGTCCATTTTATTGTggcattttatgttttcttaactTGTTCTGGGACAATATTCGGTTGGTTAGTTCAGCCTGATAATAATAAAGGGTTCTTGGATATTAAACTCGGATCTTCTAAGCAGGGAAACTTATTAATTGTCAGAATGAGCAATCCAATTACAGATTCAAAAGAATCACCCCAACATGACAGAAAAGACCGGCAAAAAATGGCAAAAAACAACATAATGCATtagcaaaaaacaattgttcCTCCCTTCTTGTTGTGCACGGTATGGGACAATGGGTATGGTTCCTGAATTAATAAAGGTTTTGGttgtgtttgaaaaattaaaaaaaaatatgatttgaaaggTTTAGTAATCACCACTTAGTATTATAATCATTAGAAAATCTAATGGTTCACGAGAGTCCGGGTAAGCGAACTAGTTGTGCAAAGAGAAAACTCATTACACCCACTGCACCCTACCTATAATaagttgcattatttttttgtctgatataaactacTATactgttgtgttttctaactgtTAAtctgtctaaggtttaagaaaagtcttcaTTGGTAAGAAAATCCTTAACTTATCAGGTTAAAATCCTAGTCGTTCTAAAGTCAacattaaaaattgttttaagatCGTGTTTGGCTAAcacaccataaaaataaaatatgatgtttttttcttttaagaattttaagtcAACTGAATGTTACCTTAGCATAAATGGACTCGGCACAACAACGTGGGTTGGGCTTCTTGGCCCAAAGGCCCAAAACCATAAACAtgacccaaaaccaaaaaataaataacgaagatcaaaagaggagaaaacatttaaatttacaCAAGAACATGATGAACACTCGGAtcaaacccaaaaactaagattCAATATCAGTCATATTACATCAAATCGAAGACACATAAACATGTACAATCAAAAGTATAGCAACATTTTGGGGCTTGATTATCACAACAAACAGCCTAAAGTCatgaatattatttgattttatgcaaaatataaaatgaaaaagtgaagatcaaatttcatgatttaagtgtttttaaaccCATAAGGTCCTAAATTAATGATCAACAAGATAAAATACATAAGCAAGAGCCAACAATTGATCAAAAAGATATGCAAAACATGGACCTAAGACCATCTTCAATTGACAAATGTGAAACCCATAAAGCATAAGAGCCCAAAAATGCTCGATAGAGgctttaaaaccaaaaaattcgtaaaacccaaaaacaacaaCCAAAGCTTAAACACGCTCAACACAATTTGCTTGAACcattaaaacaataagaaaCAATGAATCAAGAATAAAACAATAAGTAAAATACATAATGacagtaagaaaaaataacattttctatGCATAAACACTGTtctattgattaaaattattatattgaaatttaaataaaatgccTACAACTTCAACAAACCTAGCAAGCTATCATAAAACAACCTAATCCACAACAACATCAAAACTTAACATAACTTGTCATAGTTTTACAAATGCTTAACAAAACATTCAAATATGTAAAACAACATGATACATTATCATATACCATACCATAATCACATTCTAACATATTAAACAAAGCAATCCAACAAAACTTGAATAATACAAACTATTTTTAAAGCATGCttaaacatctcaaaacaaatatttaatagtttttaaaactagcaAATGACTTCAAAGGATGCTTAACAATCATTTTGATGAGCagcaatttaaaaaggcaaaacaGAAGGGGGAAGGGGTCTGTTCAATGAGCTCCACCCCCTCAACAGAGTTTGAAAGTTTACCTTGTAAAGAGAATGTGGTTTTCTCCTCtgaattctttgattttttcttcttgaatttcaactttttttcgaTTTAGATTCcaccttttctttctcaacaaATCAATCTTTATAACTTTCCTTTCAATTATATTCTAGGTATCCTCTTAATttctatgtatttattttttttctctatgatTTTCTGTCAGATTCCTACCTCTTTTTCTGTATGATTTCATCTCCTTTTATAGCCCTAAAATAGTAGGTGGTTGTGAAACCACTAATAGGTTTGAAGGTGGTTTTCCAAAACTAAATCATAAGGGATTCATTCCTTAGATATGTTAGGAAGccattcttctctcttcttcttttgttttccctCCCCAAGATGTCTAACAAACTCTTAGATCTTTTAGAAAAGGTTGGGAACCTCATAACGAAAACctgacaaaaaattaccgataagGGGTGCACCATCCATGAATTAATCATGGCAAATAGAAGATTATTGAAGTCAAACAAACCATATACCTTGTATAGGGCATGTATATCTATCATGGGGATCAAATCTCATCTAatttggagttctagaactccacaTTCATTGATAGGAAGATGAGTCCTCAATCAGCTTGAAATTGTCAAATACAAGGGAGGCTGATCATGGACAAGATGTTGTGGAGTTCAATGAGTCAAATGAGGTTTAAACATGTGATGAGGATAGTTGATCCTTGTAGATGAGATGTTTTTCAGTCGAGTTTTAGTAGTCGGAGCCTCTAGCGTGGTTGGAGATCCACGTTTATTCACTTGAAGGTGGGGACTCAATCAGTTTTCTCGGCtacaaaagataataaaataggGATAGACGATGTGTCACTTGgtttattcattaaaaacaagTGACATGTCATTTacttaaaccctaaaattagggttttctaattggaaattttaataaatttcaatttagtctctaTTGTTCCAATTTAAACTTAAACATCTTTAATGGgaacaaaactaattaattttatgtagtTAGACCctattaaaaatcaattgaaaccgaCAACCCCTCAATTCTCTAGTTATATTCGATGACCATATTTATTAGGCTATGAACAATTTAATGACGTTATGGACAAACACACACTGGCCCATTTTATGCCAACCTTCGATTCAATTTTGATGGTAGaatcatatataaattaatatatgtttataatagttttaaaagagaaagatcagCCCTcccagaaaatagaaaaaaaaaaaagaggctttATTCAATAGAATCACTATCTCTTTGTATAATTCATTGTTCGGATTATCTCTCTCACTTAACCCCATGCCATGCCATGAGCtccaaaacaaattcataagcTTTGTGCTGGTCGAGCACTACTGACTTTGAAACAGTCTCCCTTTGCGAGCATCTCTTAGCCCATGCCACGATCTCGGGGCACTCCTCTTCCATGGAAAATCTTCCGAGGGTCTCAAATGCGTAGAAAAAGCTGAAGAAGGGAATAAGCGCAATGTCTATTAGACCAAAACTCTCACCCCCAAAGTAGGGCTTGTCTCCAAGCTCTCCTTCCAATGCTTTGAAGCTTTCTACGAGACTCTTCTTCGCTGCTTCTTGGCGTTCACCTTTTCTTGCGCATAACAACTGCGCGTTTGGGAAAATCTGCAAATGCCCGTTCATTTTTATCATCAGACAGTTTTTATAAAGGTGAAGAAGTGTTGAGCTTTGACGTGATTAGTTGCTTAAGAATCATGGCTACCAATTTGAAAGTCTCAAAACTTCGCATCTTGGAATCAATATATGAGAAGTTAGAGGGAGGAAGAGCATCCTCCATTACATATGCCTAATGTCTAGTATGTTCTCCAATGAGAGAAGAGGAAATTTTCCGAAAAAACaaggtttcaaaaaaaaaaatcgatatatTGAATAAAGGAGAACAAAATAACTAgctagaggaaaagaaaaggatggctCACATGTTTATCCACATAGTCAGCCCAGAACCTAGCATGAGCCCTCTCACAGGGATCGGAGGGGAATAAAGGAGCTTTGTGTTTCCAAACTTCATCGATATATTCAATTATGATGAGTGATTCACAAATCGGCTTTCCTTCATGGATCAAAACAGGGACTTTCTTGTAAACAGGGTTCATCTCTAGAAGCAAAGAACTCTTGTTGAACAAATTCTGTTCTCGGGACACATAATCTATTTCCTTTTCTGCCAGAGCAATTTTCACCCTCATTGCAAAAGGACTAGCCCAAAAACCCAGTAATACCACTTCTTCTGCCATTATTATCACACAACTTCGTATTCGCTTTCCATATTTATAACTGAATACTTTCCCATGCATGCATGTCTAGGTTCTTTTAAGGTCGTCATTGCTTGCATAAGACCTAACAAATATTTGACTAAGTGGCTATCAATGCCGGAGATCCAATCTCAGATTTTTCTTGTGAGAGAAGTCTTGTCGTGAAGTACAAATGAAATTGTGGATCGAAGGGGTAAAAAAAGAACTGAAAGGAAAAGGGAATACAAACGAGACCCGCTTGTGCGAATTCTTTATCATCTAGATCTTTTTTCCTCCAGCTTTACGTTTTTGACAGTTGATTTTTGccccaaaatatatatattaaaaaaaaaagtctaagaGGCATCAAAGAAaacagtatttttattatttttatctttcttataaaaaacaaacaaagcttaCTTTGgagtaaaatcatttttttagggtttttttatctttccaaAATTTCTTGCACGATAAAATGATGTGAAAGCAAAAAGATTATTAAACTTGCAAAAGAagactttttcatgttttttttattttttcaaaacgatagaattatctttataataaaaaaggcaTTAAGTTCACATCTACACCTAAATCAcataaagatttttcaaaataagaatTTCCAATTGTACACTctctttatctttcaatttaagaggtaaatatttttgttgtaaaattaaACTACTCTCTTCAATTAGCATCATTAATTGTCTCGTACTCTTCCAACTTCCAACTTTCATTAGCATAATATTTAGGAATTTTCTCTAAAGCTTCACAAAAGGAATATTAATATGCAATTGCTCAAATGTTGGCTTCTATTTTACTATGGGAAATCTTTAGTTGGTCTAGTTTCCCTTTTATTATTCattaccagaaattcgcttaatACCAACGGCATTACCGAAGAAATGATTCTGTCAGTAATTTGCAGTCATAATTACCGTCGGCATATTTTTCTTCTGTAATTCAGTCGgcaatataccgatggaatactTTGATCGGTATATGCCGACGGAATTGCAGACGGAAtattcagaattaaaaaaaaagggcggTTCACTGACGTGGAAGTTTTTGCAGgcgattttaccgatggaatcaccgagggattcaaaccgggaGCTCCGTACAGTAACATTACCAATTCACCACCAGAAATGCCGAAGAAATCACCAAGAGATTCAAACCGGgatctccgtacagtgacgtcACAAACggattttatcagtttttgtaagtaattctatcttttaaaattttaacatttaaatgttaattttattgttttgttagtatatgtattttgttttattgttatttctcaaacaaacttgtagtatatgaatgtataattttgtacttgttatggtttgttttagattttgtaaaattgtatttgtttgtaaattgttgaaaatttattgaattaccgaactacatgtgttgttttgaaataattaatagcttgtttaactggtccattttaatttttatcaatgttattgcggagttgtaattttcataaatttatatgtataaatttgtatggacgttgataattgataatgaatatttaatatttatgagaagttgtaatttttttgttggataatctcgaggtaaaccaatagttttataaatttatttacctaatatagttaattaatacatgttgtcatcataattttatagaggttcgatagaagtcatggatgatcgttcatggatgtatcgagattcaccccaaggattgtgaaggatgaattattgtaacggggttcagggttttattaatttcgcaacatctattcctataaattttactggaggcggtattaggtgtccatgcaggaagtgtcaaaataaaaagtatctgcatctagatgttgtaatgatgcatcttctgcCCAAatggtttatggagaattatcggtgttggtatgcacacgaaGAAGTATTTGTTCGTAATAAGAGCATGGGAGAAATGGTGGTtcggtcaacttctagtgctagcaacgtgtatgaagttgcaaatgacaacactaatccttacaggaatatggttatggatgcaacgagaatgaatcaaggttatgtcagtcaatgtccaatcatagaaaaagaacctaatgcagatgcagctaggttttttgatttgttgaaagattctgacgaaccattatgggatggctgcacgaaccacagtaaattatcggccgtagcacaggtgttcaccatcaagtcagctcacgggttgagtgaggccgggtatgacaaaattattgaatggacgagaagcattttacctgaagggaacatgctgaaagagaacttctatattgggaagtccatgatgaaacctctcggtttaggataccagaaaattgacatgtgtcctaatttctgcatgttatactaccttgaaaatgctgagctgaccgagtgcatgacatgtgggcattcccgctacaaacccagaactggcaggggaaaaaCTCTAGtggtatataaaaaacttagatacttcccaatcacacctagactgtagaggttattcatgtcaccaaggattgctgagcacatgacatgacaccaatcatATAAtgtggttgatggagtgatggtgcatccttctgacggcgaagcgaggaaacactttaacagtgtgcatcctcacttttcagctgaatcaaggaacatacgtcttgggttatgtacagacggattcaacccattcaggTAATTTGctgcttcttattcttgttggtcgattatactcacggtttataacttgccaccgggaatgtgtatgaggccttAGTTCATGTTTTtgtctactgtcatacccgggccggaatatagatgtttgtcttcgaccgttgattaatgagtttgcacagttgtggtcctccagagctttgacttatgatatatcgaggaaacataattttgttatgagggcgactttgatgtggactatcaatgattttccagcttatagaatgctttctggttggatcacgcatggaaaactagcatgttcatactgcatggaaaacaacaaggcattcatgcTAACAAACTGAGGtacaacttctttttttgactttcaccatcgtttcttgccaccgaatcacaggtacagaaagaacataaaagatttttttgttggcatAGTTGAAAAGGAtattgcatccccgcgtctttctggtgaagaattgcatgatgttgtatcagagtacggtgacgttgtgtttggtcttcaatcaggtaagcataagtttcttggttttggtttcacccataattgggtaaagcgaagtatcttttgggccctaaaaaaaagttaagtgctacaacgagtattttatcaatggatatgtgttCCATACTGAaaaatacgggcatggaagaaagacatacaacagcggtgtttgtgttaagggatcgactagtagtgagttagaagttgactactatggtagattagaaaaggtcgtcgaactgcatattatagcgagcagaatatagtgtttttattcaaatgttattagTATGACACgtctgacagaggaatcagagttgatccgcactatggtctggtcgaaatcaactcaaaagctagacctCGCAACttaacgatgtctttgttttagcaaagcaatgtcaacaagtttattacacatacacctcttcctttagaaaggatcgattaAGAGTTGATTGgctatccgttttaaaaacaaaacccaagggtcgtgtcgaggttgttcaagaTGAGAATGAAGatacaagtgtgcgagatgaagtctttcaagttaatgagttggttgaaccatatcgagttgctccttcgattgacttggaagaaaattcaaattttcatgttttcgatgatactcttgttgatgttgacgcagaggagttggatgttgttttgagctctaccagacaagcaaatgtcgatgaagatgatgatgatgatgatatccatattgaagattgcgatgaaggtgatgactattcaattgacggtgaagaagaagaaaattctgactaactatcagaatgaagccatgtgtaaaacattttttttcatgtaatatatattatggatgatatattttgtaacacgaaatatttattttataagtttgtattgtttaagcactgttgttattgttttgtacGATGGACAGTTTatcatttaagtgtttgcaggaagataaataggcaatacaaacatCATCTTTCTTGCACACTGCACTATCACCGACATCTATACTGACGGATTCTATTCCATCGGCATTTCACAGTACTGTCACTGGAAATGCCACAACCATCACTGACGACTTTGCGGACGGATTCTAgttcgtcggcatttcacagtagCATCATTGGAAATGCCACAACCATCACCGATGACATTGCAAATGGATTCCAGTCCGTCGCCATTTCACAGTAGCCATTTCATCACCGACGACTTTGCGGACGGATTCCAATCCGTTGGCATTTCACAGTAGCGTCACTGGAAATGCCACAACCATCACCGATGGATGGTGCGAATTCCAAGGGCGgggcattaaatgcatctctgatcGCATGTATTTGCTGACGAAATGACTGACGGACTGTGAAAAATGtggagggtaattaaaaattatggtgtgaaattcaaaagttaccgacggattttcctaacatcaccgacggaataatttaaaataatattttttttaatgttcgtcggtgattccgtcagtaaaactgCGCTATAAATCCCAGCGaccgccccttcagttcattttttcatctGCTCTGTTATTCCCCTttcatttttgattttttccctctcatttccttcaagacttttgtttgttttgcttgtaaTCTCTACTTGAATCTTCAGCAAATTAAAATGTATGTGTTTCCTTTACTTCATTTTAattcaagaattattttttctttgttttagctattgttatttttgttatgttttttgttttggtgtatttttataatgtagataaagtcttgaaataaacacattattaaagtaagcatatttcattcctaaagtctatagttttttttttaatttattgaatatattttattgtttgtattgccataataattgaataatttgttgaattgtaattgttattgttgaatttaccttgtaattagtaattgaatatgttggaataaatttaattattttctctcaattttactctattattgcatgatttgtgtttaattatttccattaattttaattgttagtctagagtttttttttaatttattgaatatattttattgtttgtattgccataataattgaataatttattgaattttaattgttattgttgaatttaccttgtaattagtaattgaatatgttggaataaatttaattattttctctcaattttactctattattgcatgatttgtgtttaattatttccattaattttaattgttagtctagagttttgttttaatttattgaatatattttattgtttgtatttccataataattgaataatttgtagaattttaattgttattgttgaatttaccttataattagtatagatgttatttgtatagatgttatgttatatacaagATTAGTATAGATgaggtcaattggttgtggctattgtcaatatttgcaggtttgaaaagtttgggtagtctccagtataggggaggtgctaccgaatttttttaacattcgaatttaattatataattattcgtataaaattgtgtagatgcgtagaacgaaatcCACAGCTTGTCACTCACATATGGTCGcaactagttcttctagcaacgAGGATGACATCTTTAGGTGCCtatcaagaagaggcacctgcgcCGTCACCCGATGCTGCATCTTCCAACGCGATTTCACAGCACAGAGGTGGTGACTTCGCAGTggaatcaattcacccgcaagtatgaggcacagtggaaggatgacctttcaatgtaagtttgttttggttttagttttttttaattataatataatttatgaacaactaatcaatatttcattaatttaatttattttcaggttcacaaacattgaggccgcccgaaTAATATTATCAGCGTTCAAATCAttgatggagattccattatttcagtGGAGTGAggtatccagacatcctgaatggatacctcaaatcgatgcatggtttgacagatttgaggttgatgttaatttctaatttgcagcttatttctaataaattattaatataattataaataaattatttttttatttaaaattaattatttatacacaggacAAATTCGACTGGAACACTGCGCATGACACTGTTGTGTGGaaggtgtgggaaaatcacgcggcaactaggtaacataaaaaacaatacaatatttttttagaaaaaaatttatatttcaaaatctaatttcttgctatggaagtaggttgcgtgatttttggtatgaagaaaaaaaaagacaaaaaaaaaagtgagagataACGGTCTCTAAGGCTGGAATgacgtggcggtttggagggatttcaaaccgctaTACATCCCGACAGATATATGGCCGCAATATCTTGAGCACATGACATCtaagcggttcacacgacgctcacagtctgATGCTATCAACCAGAaccggccaattcatggctcggtgacaacgcacatcGGTGGCTCTGTTTCGTTTGCTGCATATGCGAAAcgaatggtaagattaatttaaatgaaatatatcgttaaataatttgttgttacttaattaatttttttcattacaggctacatctcttggacgtgagccgagcccaatggagctgtttgttgaGATGCACGTGcagagtcaagaccgccaaaaggagGTGCAACAGTTCATTTACAACcacgctcaacactttgtggtatgttcgttcaaccattttatttcataagttattatttttattgaattgaatatgatgatgatgatttcttttttcattttcatgagacctataatagccggttgagggagagatatggggacgatccttcgacccatccggatttcgatccggatttatggatggaggttggatcatccggtggacccgataaaaatcaggtgtacgggctctccaacactacggtcGAGAACTTGCGGGCAGCCCATAATGTCTCAACCGTTAGGAGCTCcaaatcagtatcgagcacccaatatGAGGATAtcatggccttgaaacaacacaCAACTAatctcaccgagaaatacgagCAACTCTCAGTGAATTATGAATAACTCTgtcaaatggtcatgaacatgacttcacagagtggtgatacatgtCCGCCccttttttggccgtataacaaccagcctcctcctcctcctccaactccGCCAttgtgctaattttttttttgaaacacattcaatttgtaatgaatattatttaactttatttttttgttcttaatgtttaataaaattttatttgcataactttttgttcttaatgtttaataaaaatttatttgcacaattggttttttttactattaatttatattaatttatattatttattctaaatcattttaaaaaaaaattaaaaatacccaccgagggatttaccgacggaatgtatCACCaatgaatttacagacggatataatCTGTCGGCAATTCACAGAAGCTTGGTGGAAATGCACACTCACCGATGAATTTACCAACGGAGAACATCTGTCGGCCTTTCACCGatagctaaaaaatatttactatatatgccactatcaccgatggaataaatCCCTCAGTAATGTTCCAACAGGAAGTTTTTTTTGGCGCACAATTtccatctgtaaaaccatcggtaatattttttttaccgacaGCCTTAGCGACGGAATGCGGTATTGCCGACGGACGTTATGCCGACGGAcgttttccgtcggtgatttagttggtaaaaaaattaccgacgaactcTGAATCTCATACCAACGGAATGTGTCCGTCgataaaactgtgaaatcttgtagtggttGCTCTATGAAATATTAGGGTGATTTCTTCAATCGAGATTAATAGTGTGTTTGAGATTATGGTAAATGtcgcttttcaaagtgttttttacttggaaatgcatcaaaataatatttttttcaaaaaaaaatatttttgatagagacatatcaaaacaattcaaaaatatcaaaaaactaatttaaagcaaaaaatccaaaaaaaatttaaagagctATTGAACCGCTAAAACAAATACTgcctaaatatatttaaataacgATTGTTTCGACATTAGAAATTggacatataattaatttcctTGAAATTTGGTTTAGCAAAAGGCTTTCCTATTTGACAATTGAAATTTGAGTGATTTCATTCACAATAATCACACACAACATTGGTTTGAATATAATTAACATTCACTGATGCCTACAATTGGCCTCTTTACAAGTGTTGAAGGGTCTTTCGAAGGAGCAATTTTTGCACTGaagctttctctcttcttttttgttgtcttttttttttcccgtcatTTTCTtctccccttttattttattttattttgcttttctttttctttttcgaaacttttttctcttttcctaaTTGGGTCTGATAGGTGTTGGTGGAGTCCTACCTTGCCGCGTTTCATATTTGTGGGATAAGTACAGgttggtcctttaattttttaattcttctcaAATTAGGATTCTACTTGGATGGTATTTCCTGCTGCGGTGCTGCGACTAGGAAAGGGAGCTTTATTTGAAAAAGTaagatattttgttatattttacattaaatcaataaaatataataaaatctcttactttttagattatatatatatatatatatatatatatatatatatatatgatagcACTATGATATTATGTgaaatagatatttttaaaagattaattaattaattaatttgaagggtGTCTTTCTAATTATACAAGTATATTAGTATggaaagatattattttttattataaatatcaatttttgaTACCGGcagaaataattaagaaaacaattctCTTCTCTCCCAACATGCATGGCGGCCACACTTTATACAGGCCAATAGAAATTATTAGGAAGCAGATGAATTTAGACTATATCGGCGCGCAGgggatcaaatttattttcatgcgGGTCTCCCGAGTAAGATATTCTTGCTGATGTGCGCACGTGTGCCACATAAGTTGCCATTCCTCCATTGATAGTTAATGtagaatatttataattattaaatttataatattcaagattattaactatataactaaatattatttaattactatatatgaaataaatatgaTTGAGGTTagctaattttaaaatatttaagtggcattttatttttatatatataaaaaaacattactctCATAGTTGCGAGGAGGTTTCCCAGGAAAATCCCAACCTGTCAACAATAACGGTGACCATTCTGATGCAAGCAATGACAACAAAAG
It contains:
- the LOC18109969 gene encoding probable glutathione S-transferase parC isoform X2, translated to MAEEVVLLGFWASPFAMRVKIALAEKEIDYVSREQNLFNKSSLLLEMNPVYKKVPVLIHEGKPICESLIIIEYIDEVWKHKAPLFPSDPCERAHARFWADYVDKHIFPNAQLLCARKGERQEAAKKSLIESFKALEGELGDKPYFGGESFGLRDIALIPFFSFFYAFETLGRFSMEEECPEIVAWAKRCSQRETVSKSVVLDQHKAYEFVLELMAWHGVK